The window GCTTCGAGATAGGCCGCAATATCTTCCTCGGTCTTGAGGTAGTCGGCGGAATCGTAGCGGGCGAATTTTTCTTCCGGCATCGCTTAGCCCTTCCACTCTGCGGCCAGCACCTTGGCCTGTTTGATGTCTTTGCTCTGCGTGGACTTGTCGCCGCCACAAAGCAGGATCACGAGAACCGGCCCGCGCTGGATGAAATACACCCGGTAGCCCGGCCCGTAGTTGATCCGCAGTTCCGAAACACCCTCTCCGACCGGCTCCACATCGCCGGGGTTCCCCGCCGCAAGGCGGTCCAGTCTGGCAGTGATGCGCGCAACCGCCCTGCGATCCCGCAAACCGGAAAGCCAGGTATCGAAGGTTCCGCTTCGGATTAACTCGATCATTC is drawn from Ketogulonicigenium robustum and contains these coding sequences:
- a CDS encoding type II toxin-antitoxin system RelE/ParE family toxin; the protein is MIELIRSGTFDTWLSGLRDRRAVARITARLDRLAAGNPGDVEPVGEGVSELRINYGPGYRVYFIQRGPVLVILLCGGDKSTQSKDIKQAKVLAAEWKG